One genomic window of Haloarchaeobius salinus includes the following:
- a CDS encoding aminopeptidase → MTDLREPAETAIRQCLNLASDESCAVVTDDKRRPIGEALYEVASEITDDATLLRYPPGNQHGEEPPEPVAAAMAASDVFLAPTTKSISHTRARGDACEAGARGATLPGITEEVFLTGLDADYANIAAECESMLEQVADADEIRVTTELGTDITFEPGDRDWRSDTGMVHEPGEFSNLPAGEVFVSPETANGTYVVDGTIDPHGLLEAGETVTIEVEDGYVTATDSEEIDAMLETAAEEVGQDAYNLAELGIGTNVAVTELVGSVLLDEKAGGTVHIAFGDDAGIGGDTSAPLHQDGIIRDPTVYADGEEVDLPTVE, encoded by the coding sequence ATGACCGACCTCCGCGAACCCGCCGAAACCGCAATCCGCCAGTGTCTGAACCTCGCCAGCGACGAGTCCTGCGCCGTCGTCACCGACGACAAGCGCCGCCCCATCGGCGAGGCATTGTACGAGGTCGCGAGCGAGATAACGGACGACGCCACCCTGCTCCGCTACCCGCCGGGGAACCAGCACGGCGAGGAACCGCCCGAACCCGTCGCCGCCGCGATGGCGGCCAGCGACGTGTTCCTCGCACCGACGACGAAGAGCATCAGCCACACCCGCGCCCGCGGCGACGCCTGCGAGGCCGGCGCGCGCGGCGCGACCCTCCCCGGCATCACCGAGGAGGTGTTCCTGACCGGGCTGGACGCCGACTACGCGAACATCGCCGCCGAGTGCGAGTCGATGCTCGAACAGGTCGCAGACGCCGACGAGATCCGCGTCACCACCGAACTGGGCACCGACATCACGTTCGAGCCGGGCGACCGCGACTGGCGCTCGGACACCGGCATGGTCCACGAGCCCGGCGAGTTCTCCAACCTCCCCGCCGGCGAGGTGTTCGTCTCCCCCGAGACCGCGAACGGCACCTACGTCGTCGACGGCACCATCGACCCCCACGGCCTGCTCGAGGCGGGCGAGACGGTGACCATCGAGGTCGAGGACGGCTACGTCACCGCCACCGACTCCGAGGAGATCGACGCGATGCTCGAGACTGCCGCCGAGGAAGTAGGCCAGGACGCCTACAACCTCGCCGAACTCGGCATCGGCACCAACGTCGCCGTCACCGAACTCGTCGGGAGCGTCCTGCTCGACGAGAAGGCCGGCGGCACCGTCCACATCGCCTTCGGCGACGACGCCGGCATCGGCGGCGACACCAGCGCACCCCTCCACCAGGACGGCATCATCCGCGACCCCACCGTCTACGCCGACGGGGAGGAAGTCGACCTGCCGACGGTGGAGTGA
- a CDS encoding type II glyceraldehyde-3-phosphate dehydrogenase, producing MIQVAINGYGTIGKRVADAVRAQPDMEVVGVAKTRPNFEAETAVDKGYPLYAAIEDRIPLFDDADIELAGTVDELVAAADVVVDACPSGIGADNVSMYREHDTPALLQGGEDADAADVSFNARANFDETTGADVARVVSCNTTGLSRLVAPLQEEYGIEKVRATLVRRGGDPAQTGRGPINDILPNPVSLPSHHGPDVNTIFPDLAIDTLGLKVPATLMHTHSVNVELESTPDAGEVRELLESQSRTFVIDEHMAIDGAGKLKEYAQDVGRPRADIWENCIWGESITMEGNDLYLFQAIHQESDVVPENVDAVRAILGESDAADSIETTNEALGMGL from the coding sequence ATGATCCAGGTGGCCATCAACGGCTACGGTACCATCGGCAAGCGCGTCGCGGACGCGGTGCGAGCCCAGCCCGACATGGAGGTCGTCGGCGTCGCCAAGACACGTCCCAACTTCGAGGCCGAGACGGCCGTCGACAAGGGCTACCCCCTCTACGCCGCCATCGAGGACCGCATCCCACTGTTCGACGACGCCGATATCGAGCTCGCGGGCACGGTCGACGAGCTCGTCGCGGCCGCCGACGTGGTCGTCGACGCCTGTCCCTCGGGCATCGGCGCGGACAACGTCTCCATGTACCGCGAGCACGACACGCCCGCGCTCCTCCAGGGCGGCGAGGACGCCGACGCCGCCGACGTGAGCTTCAACGCCCGAGCGAACTTCGACGAGACCACCGGCGCGGACGTCGCCCGCGTCGTCTCCTGCAACACGACCGGGCTCTCCCGGCTGGTCGCGCCGCTCCAGGAGGAGTACGGCATCGAGAAGGTGCGCGCGACGCTGGTCCGTCGCGGCGGCGACCCCGCCCAGACCGGCCGCGGCCCCATCAACGACATCCTGCCGAACCCGGTCAGCCTCCCCTCACACCACGGCCCCGACGTGAACACCATCTTCCCCGACCTCGCCATCGACACGCTCGGGCTGAAGGTGCCCGCGACGCTCATGCACACCCACAGCGTCAACGTCGAGCTCGAATCGACGCCCGACGCGGGCGAGGTCCGCGAGCTGCTCGAGTCCCAGTCCCGAACGTTCGTCATCGACGAGCACATGGCCATCGACGGCGCGGGCAAGCTCAAGGAGTACGCCCAGGACGTGGGCCGGCCGCGCGCCGACATCTGGGAGAACTGCATCTGGGGCGAGTCCATCACGATGGAGGGCAACGACCTGTACCTGTTCCAGGCCATCCACCAGGAGTCCGACGTGGTGCCGGAGAACGTCGACGCGGTGCGGGCCATCCTCGGCGAGAGCGACGCCGCCGACAGCATCGAGACGACGAACGAGGCCCTCGGGATGGGGCTGTAG
- a CDS encoding Hsp20/alpha crystallin family protein, whose protein sequence is MRRDDRDEPFDDFFKEIERMMNEMMGDRSVDMQFEGDAGFGSDTHVDIHETDDEIRVVADLPGVEKENIKLECDGEALTIGAESEHRQYHERVELPSRVDEHNATATYNNGVLEVVFERLDTSAGIDLK, encoded by the coding sequence ATGCGTCGTGACGACCGTGACGAGCCGTTCGACGACTTCTTCAAGGAGATCGAGCGGATGATGAACGAGATGATGGGAGACCGGTCGGTCGACATGCAGTTCGAGGGCGACGCAGGCTTCGGCTCGGACACGCACGTCGACATCCACGAGACCGACGACGAGATCCGCGTGGTGGCGGACCTCCCGGGTGTCGAGAAAGAGAACATCAAGCTGGAGTGCGACGGCGAGGCACTCACCATCGGTGCAGAGAGCGAGCACCGACAGTACCACGAGCGCGTCGAACTTCCGAGCCGCGTCGACGAGCACAACGCGACAGCGACCTACAACAACGGCGTGCTCGAGGTCGTCTTCGAGCGACTGGACACCTCCGCGGGCATCGACCTGAAGTAG
- a CDS encoding ATP-grasp domain-containing protein: MVDLAVVNRAETFERMREPLAERGISVHHAQVKERTLALSPDSAPFSRDQFDAGFVYPGRMMEGGVADALLDVPWLNGRDAVLTSRNKAGILARLERAGVPVPRSVYVSNPADESAVADAVASLDPPVVLKPNSTTRGIGVAKVPDLDSALGVTDYLNLVHDFRATGDRSYLVQEFVPDARDYRVMVLDGEYVGAVERRLSDADREAGRWKHNVHRGAEATPVDLDPGYRRLAERVADELGVRFLGVDLLVGTEDVLVNETNARPTIDDAAKYEDGFWDRLAEAIRETASA, from the coding sequence ATGGTCGACCTCGCAGTCGTCAACCGTGCCGAGACGTTCGAGCGGATGCGCGAGCCGCTCGCCGAGCGCGGCATCTCCGTCCACCACGCCCAGGTGAAAGAGCGCACCCTCGCGCTCTCACCCGATTCGGCACCGTTCTCCCGCGACCAGTTCGACGCCGGCTTCGTCTATCCGGGCCGGATGATGGAGGGTGGCGTCGCCGACGCGCTACTCGACGTGCCCTGGCTCAACGGCCGCGACGCGGTGCTCACCTCGCGCAACAAGGCGGGCATCCTCGCGCGGCTCGAACGCGCCGGAGTTCCCGTGCCGCGGTCGGTCTACGTCTCGAATCCGGCCGACGAGTCCGCCGTGGCCGATGCCGTCGCGTCGCTCGACCCGCCGGTCGTCCTCAAACCGAACTCCACGACGAGGGGCATCGGCGTCGCGAAGGTGCCCGACCTCGACTCGGCGCTCGGCGTCACGGACTACCTGAACCTCGTCCACGACTTCCGGGCGACCGGCGACCGCTCCTACCTCGTCCAGGAGTTCGTCCCCGACGCCCGCGACTACCGGGTGATGGTGCTCGACGGCGAGTACGTCGGCGCGGTCGAACGCCGGCTCTCGGATGCCGACCGCGAGGCCGGGCGCTGGAAGCACAACGTCCACCGGGGAGCCGAGGCGACGCCCGTCGACCTCGACCCCGGGTACCGGCGGCTCGCAGAACGGGTCGCCGACGAGCTCGGGGTCCGCTTCCTCGGCGTCGACCTGCTCGTCGGGACGGAAGACGTGCTGGTCAACGAGACGAACGCGCGCCCGACGATCGACGACGCCGCGAAGTACGAGGACGGGTTCTGGGACCGGCTCGCAGAGGCGATTCGGGAGACCGCGAGCGCGTAG